In the genome of Ziziphus jujuba cultivar Dongzao chromosome 10, ASM3175591v1, the window TCGATTTTCGACCAAATATCTGCATGACTTGGAAGTGAACGTGGCAAGAAAAAAGATGAAAGCTCATGAACCTGTATGGACTCCTATATTTGAATTGGAAGATTTTGCAGGGCTTGAGACAGACAAGGCCAATACAAATATCAATTGCTCTTCCATCAAGGAATgccaaatgaaagaaaaagaaggagaagagaaagggTTAGACCTAAACCTTAGCTTGTAATATTGTATAATGGAAAATGCAGTTCTATGGCAAGCCGGATAAGGTTTCACGCTTCACATATTCTATGTGGCGTCGGAATGCAAATGTTTAATGTATTTTGATGAAATCATTGTTCTTAAATAGCCTATGTTTCTTCCTTTAAGGTTGTCTATATCAGGCAATTtttcagctataacattttatCTCCAACATGAGTAAAACTCTGTCATACTTGAACTCAAAATTGACTTTATCCTGCAACCTTGTTCAGTTTGAAGGCTGAAAAGATAGATCATAAAATGACTTGAATCAAAAAGGGGAAATCATTATTCTCCTCctgtttttttccccccacaTTAACGAGTAGATACTAAACCACAAGCAGAAGCTGCATATTGAacttattattgctattatctATCTTAGCATCTGACTAAGTTGATTTATATTGAATAATCATCCAAGAAAGTAGCATGAAGTGGTGGTGTTGAGTTCATTCAAACACAGTGTTTTGTCATGAACTATAAAATCAGCAGATAAACATCTTACACTAgtagtaaagaaaaatcaaacaaagCACAGCATAACAAAATCGGCATGTAACCAAACATGTTTTCGTTATAGGTTTACAACTTTCCTCATAATAATATCCCAAACCATATCTAATAAACGAATTTAATAATCTTCACTATGAAATCAATGGGCTACTTCTAGACTAACTCGATCATCTCACCAACCTTATAGTTCATATGTACGGCCTAGGGGGAAGAGAAGGTTTTCTATTGcaagaagaaaaccaaatctCGAAAACAATAGAAGCTGGAACTACATAGTTCATTATCGAAAGATAGCCTCCTTTGAATGAACTTCAAGCAAATGGAAGCCTTCTATGAAACTACTGGGGTAAACACTGTTTGTAACATGCTATGTTCTACCAATTAACAATATCACCTGGAAATGTGGCAAAAAATATTAGAATCTTGACAGAAAAATGTTCCAGAGAAGATTATATACTTCAACGTAGAGCAACATACCTAAAGACAAGAAATTTCTTGATAGAGTTGTTACTGCAGAAGTTGGTTCATACGACACAGCATATAACGTCGAAGCTCCATCTCCACAAGCAACTATGAAGAGCTCTCTTCACAAGGTCATATTCAAAAACTAGTTCAGAACGGTACAACATTGGCTCACAAACTCCTGACATTATAAAATCTCTTTTGGACTGCCAGAGCATAATAGCGCTATCAATTGCATCGAAGGATGGTGCTATGGAAATGAGGCCCCATGAAAAACGGGAATGGGAATCTACAAGTTCATCAGGGCATTAGTCTGAACTTCTGATTGCAAACATGTATGAAGCATCAAATATTTTTCACCTTTATTGATCTCTTCTACCTAGAGGATAATTAGCCATGAACCGTAAAGTTTGTGATTGATTTGGTCAACATGTTCCAGCTCAGTATTGCGAATGTTTCCTTCATCATACAGATTAGTAAATTACTCATATAGAGTATCATACAACCACCATCTGCTCTTGTCAAATTGTTGACGTGATGCAACACAATAAGGTGGGTGTCCACAATTTCTCAAATAAACCAGCCCGCCTTTGGATGTGTCAAGGAGCAAGAGAGGCCATGCAATCACCAATAGTCTCTGCAAGAACACACACCATCCTTGAAATGATGAAATCTGTTAGCATCCCTCAAAATTATCTCTCTCGCAGTGACTTTAGCAATCAATTTTATTGCAGAATGGCAATCCCCACAAACCCGAAGATTCTTCATTACTCTTATAGGCATTGGTTCTGGCACCTTTAGAAGTCCATATGCCACAGCCAGTTTCTCACTGTGATGACGCAAACTATGCACCTTCTCTTCTTCATCCACATCATGCAGAACAAAGCTACCATCGGGAGAGTAGCCAGCTTCTCTAAGCAATCCTCCTAGTTTCTCTAACATTTTCATTATCAGGGCATGTTCTGGGTGTCCCATGTTTTCTCCCCCAGTGAACATATGTACTTTTTTCTCTACCTCAATCCAGCTACAGCCAGGTGATTTCATGATGCTCCTTGTTCTCATGTTTTCCCTCAGCTCTGCAACCTCATTCCATTTACCTTTGGAGGCATAAATATTTGATAGCAAAATGTAAGGCCCAGAATTGTTAGGCTCAAGTTGAAGAAGTTTCTTTGCTGCAACTTCTGCCGAGTCCAGTTTCATGTGAGTTCTGCATGCACCTAATAAGGAGCCCCAAACAATAGCATCTGCTTCAACTGgcattttttcaattaaattcatTGCCTCATTTACCTGGCCTGCTCGGCCAAGTAGATCAACCATGCAAGCATAATGTTCAGTTCTTGGCTCCACCTGATATTTGGATTTCATTGACTCAAAAATTTCAAGGCCTTCTTTTACCTTTCCAGTGTAGCTGCATGCCGAAAGAACTCCAATAAAGCTAATATTATCAGGCTTTATGCCAAAAGAGCACATCTCCAGGAAAACTTGTAACGATTCCTCTCCTAAACCATGCTGAGCATAACCTGTAATAATAGAGTTCCACATAACAACATCCTTCAGAGGAAACCTGTCAAACACCTGTTTTGCCTTCACAAGGTTGCCACACTTAACGTACATAGTGATCAAAACTGAGACAACATACACATCAAGATCAAAGTGCGATCTGATCAACTGGGCATGCACCTCTCTACCATGATCAAGACTTGCAAGGCTGGCACAAACAGAAAGTACACTTATCAGAGAAGGGAAGTTCGGTCTAACTCCTTGTCTTTgcattaaattaaataactcAATTGCTTCTAGTTCAAAACCTTTTCGTTCATAAATCTTAATCATGGaactccatgttccatcatcCCTGTCTCTCATTCGATCAAATATCTGCCTTGCTTTCGATACTTCTCCATTTTGGCCAAACCCAACTATCATTGCATTACAAGCAATAGCTGACTTCATAGGCATTGCATCAAAGAGATCTGAAGCCTCTTCAATGCGCCCACACTGAGTGTACCCCATCAGCATGGCCGTCCACGACACCTCATTTTTCTCCGGCATCACTTCAAAAAGCTTTCTTGCAACATCCACCCTTCCATTGTGCGCATACCCGGAAATCATTGCCGTCCACGAAATGACATTCCGACGTGGCATCTCATCAAAAAGTTCACGAGCTTCAGCCAATCGGCCATCCTGACAATACCCACCAATCATACTGGTCCTTGCCACCACATCCTTCTCAGGCATTTCATCGAAAAGCCGACGAGCCTCATCAATCCGGCCATCTTCAATTAGGCCATTCAACATCACTGTCCAGGATACAACATTCTTTTCAGGCATTTGCCAAAAAAGTGACTCCGCCTCTGATATCGTACCTTCTTGAACATACCCTCTGACCATGGCAGTCCAGGAAACAACATTGCGTTTGGGCATCGAATCAAATACTTTTCTGGCTTCATTAACCATACCATTCTTAATATACCCAGAAATCAACCCATTCCAAGAAACAGTGTTCCTCTCAGGCATCCGATCAAACAGTTTCTGGGCTTCCCGTGGCTGATTATTTTGGAAGTACCCAGCAATTATGGAGTTCCAAGACACAATGGTTTTATCAGGCATATGATCAAATACTCTCCGTGCATTATAAATTTGGCCGACACGAGCGTACCGTGCAATCAGAGAAGTGTTGGAAATCGCAGCACTAGTGGAGTATAACCTAAAAGGAATAAACAAAAACCGCATTGATCTGCAACAACACCGattaatctgattttttttaaataggaaaatatagtaattttcttggataataaataatcaatcaaATTGGCTCATTAGCACAACAATCAGCTAATAACTTTAagttcgaaaaaaaaaaaaaaaattctggagTGGGAGGATTGAGGAAGTTATGAGGCGCGGGAAAAATATGTAGCTTTACTAACGTTCCCGTCACTTTCCGTGGGGGCTCGGGTATTTTTGCAATCAAGGAAAATatgtcttttttattattatttcatatatatatataatatatatatatatatatatatattttttttttttagctgagtcccattttttaatagttttttaaccccaaaaaaagaatCGTTTTTATAGAAGTTCATTATATTCCCTAATtctgaaaagaaaaatcatgtgCAACCTTGTTGGTTGTCaagtataaaattaaacaataagATTCTTCTCTATAACATTAAAACAATTGTACTCTTGATTCTAAATCAAATAAtgctaataattaaaaaaaataaaaattaatctatcatttattttaagtgtttttttgaataataaagtataaattattcaaaatttataaatttgatgaaaaatgaCAACGTGTATTttgtgcaaaaataaaaaataacaaataaaaaataaaaaaataaaattgttcttGATTGCATGAAATATGAAAAACCAAAGTACTAAATTCGAAAAATATGttgttctaaaaaaaatattataaaaatgagcTGAATTGCTAATGGCAAAATGGTAATAAGAGGAAGTACTCGCCAACGTTCCAAATTAGTACTTTACCAATAGTTGTCTAATATATCAAGATCTATGAGCTATTGTTGTTTGCCCATCTTAGTTTCGATAGCTTTTATCCAAATGACAATGGCAATCTctttgccccccccccccccccctcatCATGCCTTTGTGAAAAATCACCTTGGTTTTTGGTACTTCATAGGTCCCATTCAAGTTTCTTTCCCTTTCACTTTCTGGAAGGTACATTCATTATTGATTGCTAAGccacaaaaaaaccaaaagtttCAAGGCCATTGTGCTCTTGAAATTTGGACAAAGTAGATATAACTTGGAACTTCAAACACTACAAATTCATGTCAAAGAAACCATTAACTGCGACAAAAGAAATCGAACTTTTGACGCGGTGTTGAATAATTCATGGATAGTACTTTGGAAGCTATAATGGAGTTTGCGGCGTCGGTGAAATGAATTCCATCCCAGCTTATGAACTGAGACCCTTCTTTGCAAACTTGATAGCCAGGCTGACCGCAAGTTACCCTGATGTCATAATTGTATGGAGGCCCTCCGTAGCCGCAGCAAGCCATTAGAGGACTTGAAAAACCTACAATACAATCAATTTGGTAGTAGAACCGTGTCAGCAAAACTTTCAACCAATAAATTTTGCAGAAATAAGGATTAAATATGTCTGGAAACCATAAACTTCTTTGAGTCACATAATCAATGATATGGAAATGCAAATTATGCATTTGGTGAATTATAACTTACCATATTTGGTAGAGTTGGCAATGAGATCATacttaatggcataaatatccACATAAACTATATTTGCATCCTTGAGTTCAGATCTCATCTCTTGGCTCAAACGGCGCAGTGCTTCATTGAACAATGCAGCTGCAGCATTGTAACTTGAAAGACACCCATATGGATCAAGATCCTTCAGCTGAACTAATGAGAGTTTCTGAGGAAGACAACCTAATGGTCCTGTGTTGTGTATCCAAAAGTTCCTACCCCCTTCATCATATAAAGTCTGCATTTCCATACAAAACTTCAGTTTGATAAGAAAATCTATTGGCTTATCGATTTGATGGTATACATTATAAGGAACTCTGTACTCACCTTGATTGCATTCTTGATTTGTATAGTTATGGATGGAATTCTCTTAATAACTTGCACGTATGAGAGGTTTTTAGCAAATGAATCAGCAAGGTCATTTTGCCCAATAT includes:
- the LOC107411651 gene encoding pentatricopeptide repeat-containing protein At1g56690, mitochondrial-like is translated as MRFLFIPFRLYSTSAAISNTSLIARYARVGQIYNARRVFDHMPDKTIVSWNSIIAGYFQNNQPREAQKLFDRMPERNTVSWNGLISGYIKNGMVNEARKVFDSMPKRNVVSWTAMVRGYVQEGTISEAESLFWQMPEKNVVSWTVMLNGLIEDGRIDEARRLFDEMPEKDVVARTSMIGGYCQDGRLAEARELFDEMPRRNVISWTAMISGYAHNGRVDVARKLFEVMPEKNEVSWTAMLMGYTQCGRIEEASDLFDAMPMKSAIACNAMIVGFGQNGEVSKARQIFDRMRDRDDGTWSSMIKIYERKGFELEAIELFNLMQRQGVRPNFPSLISVLSVCASLASLDHGREVHAQLIRSHFDLDVYVVSVLITMYVKCGNLVKAKQVFDRFPLKDVVMWNSIITGYAQHGLGEESLQVFLEMCSFGIKPDNISFIGVLSACSYTGKVKEGLEIFESMKSKYQVEPRTEHYACMVDLLGRAGQVNEAMNLIEKMPVEADAIVWGSLLGACRTHMKLDSAEVAAKKLLQLEPNNSGPYILLSNIYASKGKWNEVAELRENMRTRSIMKSPGCSWIEVEKKVHMFTGGENMGHPEHALIMKMLEKLGGLLREAGYSPDGSFVLHDVDEEEKVHSLRHHSEKLAVAYGLLKVPEPMPIRVMKNLRVCGDCHSAIKLIAKVTAREIILRDANRFHHFKDGVCSCRDYW
- the LOC107411654 gene encoding GDSL esterase/lipase At1g09390, whose translation is MASFFSNAHSSALITLSPLLLLLLVSAAESQCTKKPVIFNFGDSNSDTGGLVAGLGFPVNPPNGRTFFRRSTGRLSDGRLLIDFLCQSLNASLLSPYLDSLTGNKFTNGANFAVVGSSTLPKYVPFSLNIQLMQFLHFKSRTLELVTAGSESFVNDEGFRNALYMIDIGQNDLADSFAKNLSYVQVIKRIPSITIQIKNAIKTLYDEGGRNFWIHNTGPLGCLPQKLSLVQLKDLDPYGCLSSYNAAAALFNEALRRLSQEMRSELKDANIVYVDIYAIKYDLIANSTKYGFSSPLMACCGYGGPPYNYDIRVTCGQPGYQVCKEGSQFISWDGIHFTDAANSIIASKVLSMNYSTPRQKFDFFCRS